A genomic stretch from Sphingomonas faeni includes:
- the glmU gene encoding bifunctional UDP-N-acetylglucosamine diphosphorylase/glucosamine-1-phosphate N-acetyltransferase GlmU, whose product MTTLSIDQPIPIHPIAVVILAAGKGTRMKSDLHKVLHPIAGRPMLLHLVASAAALHPAKTVVVTGAGREQVEAAVAPLGIATALQAEQLGTGHAVAQARAALSGFEGDVLILYGDVPLVTATTMQRMIDRLHGDDTPAVVVLGFRPADPGAYGRVIADAAGRMDRIVEYKDASEAERAVTLCNSGLMAVRSTDLFALLDRLGNDNAAGEYYLTDIVELAAAAGRSSAVIETGADEVAGVNSRGELAGVERAWQATRRAQAMADGVTLIAPDTVWFAHDTQLGRDVVIEPNVVFGPGARIEDGATIHAFSHIEGASVGRGANVGPFARLRPGADLRADAKVGNFVEIKKAIIGEGAKVSHLTYIGDADIGAGANIGAGTITCNYDGYFKYRTVVGEGAFIGSNSALVAPVTIGAGAIVAAGSVVTQDVEADALALVRPPQIARLGWAARFREKMLARKATK is encoded by the coding sequence ATGACGACGCTTTCCATCGACCAACCGATTCCGATCCACCCCATCGCAGTCGTGATCCTCGCCGCCGGCAAGGGTACGCGGATGAAGTCGGACCTGCACAAAGTGCTCCACCCGATTGCCGGACGACCCATGCTGCTCCACCTCGTGGCGAGTGCAGCGGCGTTGCACCCGGCAAAGACCGTCGTCGTGACGGGGGCAGGGCGTGAGCAGGTCGAGGCCGCGGTCGCGCCGCTCGGCATCGCCACCGCGCTCCAGGCGGAGCAACTCGGCACCGGCCATGCCGTCGCACAGGCGCGCGCGGCGCTGTCGGGTTTCGAGGGCGACGTCCTGATCCTGTATGGCGACGTGCCTCTGGTCACGGCGACGACGATGCAGCGGATGATCGACCGGTTGCACGGCGACGACACGCCGGCCGTCGTCGTGCTCGGCTTTCGTCCCGCAGATCCCGGCGCCTATGGTCGCGTCATTGCGGACGCCGCGGGCCGGATGGACCGGATCGTCGAGTATAAGGACGCTTCGGAGGCGGAACGCGCGGTGACGCTGTGCAATTCCGGGCTGATGGCGGTACGCTCGACTGATCTGTTCGCGCTGCTCGACCGGCTCGGCAACGACAATGCGGCAGGCGAATATTACCTGACCGATATCGTCGAGCTTGCGGCTGCCGCCGGCCGCTCGTCCGCCGTCATCGAAACCGGCGCGGACGAAGTCGCCGGCGTCAACAGTCGCGGCGAACTCGCCGGCGTCGAGCGTGCATGGCAGGCTACCCGCCGCGCGCAGGCGATGGCCGACGGCGTCACGTTGATCGCCCCCGACACGGTCTGGTTCGCGCACGATACGCAGCTCGGCCGTGACGTCGTGATCGAGCCCAATGTCGTCTTCGGCCCCGGCGCCCGCATCGAGGATGGCGCGACGATCCACGCGTTCAGCCACATTGAGGGTGCGTCGGTCGGCAGGGGTGCGAACGTCGGCCCGTTCGCCCGCCTTCGCCCCGGCGCGGACCTGCGCGCGGACGCCAAGGTCGGCAATTTCGTCGAGATCAAGAAGGCGATCATCGGCGAAGGCGCGAAGGTCAGCCACCTCACCTATATCGGCGACGCGGACATCGGCGCAGGCGCGAACATAGGCGCCGGCACGATCACCTGCAATTATGATGGCTATTTCAAATACCGCACCGTCGTCGGCGAAGGTGCGTTCATCGGCTCGAACTCGGCCTTGGTCGCACCCGTCACGATCGGCGCAGGTGCGATCGTCGCCGCGGGATCGGTCGTGACGCAGGATGTCGAGGCCGACGCGCTGGCGCTGGTCCGTCCACCGCAAATTGCGCGGCTCGGCTGGGCCGCGCGCTTTCGCGAAAAGATGTTGGCGCGTAAGGCGACCAAGTAA
- a CDS encoding HAD family hydrolase: MTQFSFNIVGFDLDGTLLDTSGDLAAAVNHALASVDRPPLTVEQVKPMIGGGARHMLKQGLTATGGYDEAMLDTLHADLLAYYEANICVLTKPYPGVIDALDALTAKGVTLGIVTNKIERFARTVLGELGLADRFACILGGDTMAESKPSPMPIHEMVRLCRKSGGGEGRAAFVGDSIFDIQAGQAAGLPTIACSFGFLMQPVEELGADAVIDGFDELIPTLERLGA; encoded by the coding sequence ATGACGCAATTTTCATTCAATATCGTCGGGTTCGACCTCGACGGCACCTTGCTCGACACTAGCGGCGACCTCGCGGCCGCGGTCAACCACGCGCTGGCGTCGGTCGATCGCCCACCCCTTACCGTCGAGCAGGTCAAGCCGATGATCGGCGGCGGCGCACGACACATGCTCAAGCAGGGCCTGACCGCGACCGGCGGCTATGACGAGGCGATGCTCGACACGCTCCATGCGGACCTGCTCGCCTATTACGAGGCGAATATCTGCGTGCTGACCAAGCCTTACCCCGGAGTGATAGACGCGCTGGACGCGCTGACGGCAAAGGGGGTCACGCTCGGCATCGTCACCAACAAGATCGAACGGTTCGCGCGAACCGTGCTCGGCGAGTTGGGGCTGGCCGACCGGTTCGCCTGCATTCTCGGCGGCGATACCATGGCAGAGTCGAAGCCCTCGCCGATGCCGATCCACGAAATGGTCCGGCTATGTCGAAAATCCGGGGGCGGAGAAGGACGCGCGGCGTTCGTAGGCGACTCGATCTTCGATATCCAGGCGGGGCAAGCGGCGGGCTTGCCGACGATCGCGTGCAGCTTCGGCTTCCTGATGCAGCCGGTCGAGGAACTCGGCGCCGACGCCGTCATCGACGGTTTCGATGAACTGATCCCGACGCTGGAAAGGCTCGGCGCATGA
- the glmS gene encoding glutamine--fructose-6-phosphate transaminase (isomerizing): protein MCGIVGILSGEDVAGRLLDGLKRLEYRGYDSAGIATDHDDAIERRRASGKLVNLANELAAHPLPGKTGIAHTRWATHGGPTTNNAHPHATGEVAVVHNGIIENFKPLRDELIARGRTFTSETDTEVVAHLVSEKIEAGMDPVSAVRDVLPRLHGAFALAILFRQHPDLLIGARLGSPLVVGHGEGEMYLGSDALALAPLTQRIAYLDEGDWVVLTRDGAQVYDRENNPVERAITLSGITGEVISKGNHKHYMLKEIYEQPIVVAQTLRSYLKRMEGEVSLPIPEFDLSTIKRVTIVACGTSFYAGMVAKYWFEQFARVPVDLDVASEFRYRAPVMEDGGLALFISQSGETADTLAALRHAKAEGQKIAVVVNVPTSSMAREADLLLPTHAGPEIGVASTKAFTCQLAVLAALAANLARAKGLLTRDEEREIVRHLAEAPAALNGALAYDEAIEAMAHNIAGARDVLYLGRGTDYPLALEGALKLKEISYIHAEGYAAGEMKHGPIALIDEHVPVIVIAPSGPLFDKTVSNMQEVMARGGKVVLISDYDGIQAAGEGCMATITMPKVHPLIAPLVYAVPVQLLAYHVAVLKGTDVDQPRNLAKSVTVE from the coding sequence ATGTGCGGCATCGTTGGAATTTTGAGCGGCGAAGACGTTGCCGGCCGTTTGCTCGACGGGCTGAAGAGGCTCGAATATCGCGGGTATGATTCGGCGGGGATCGCCACCGACCATGACGACGCGATCGAGCGGCGTCGGGCGTCGGGCAAGCTCGTCAACCTCGCTAACGAACTCGCCGCGCACCCGCTGCCCGGCAAGACCGGCATCGCGCATACCCGTTGGGCGACCCACGGCGGGCCGACCACCAACAACGCGCATCCGCACGCGACCGGCGAAGTCGCGGTGGTCCACAACGGCATCATCGAGAACTTCAAGCCGCTACGCGACGAGCTGATCGCGCGTGGCCGGACGTTCACCAGCGAGACCGATACCGAAGTCGTCGCGCATCTGGTCAGCGAGAAGATCGAGGCGGGGATGGACCCGGTCTCCGCCGTCCGCGACGTGCTGCCGCGGCTGCACGGTGCGTTCGCGCTCGCGATCCTGTTCCGCCAGCATCCCGATCTGCTGATCGGTGCGCGGCTTGGCTCGCCGCTGGTCGTAGGGCACGGCGAGGGCGAGATGTATCTGGGCTCCGACGCGCTAGCGCTCGCGCCGCTGACGCAGCGGATCGCGTATCTCGACGAGGGCGACTGGGTCGTGCTCACTCGCGATGGTGCGCAGGTCTACGATCGCGAGAACAATCCCGTCGAGCGTGCGATCACGCTGTCGGGGATCACCGGCGAGGTGATCTCGAAGGGCAACCACAAGCATTACATGCTCAAGGAGATCTACGAGCAGCCGATCGTCGTCGCGCAGACCCTCCGCTCGTACCTCAAGCGGATGGAAGGCGAGGTCTCGCTGCCGATCCCCGAGTTCGACTTGTCCACGATCAAGCGTGTGACGATCGTCGCGTGCGGGACGAGCTTCTATGCGGGCATGGTCGCCAAATACTGGTTCGAACAGTTCGCGCGCGTGCCGGTCGACCTCGATGTCGCGTCCGAGTTCCGCTACCGCGCGCCGGTGATGGAAGATGGCGGCCTCGCGCTGTTCATCTCGCAGTCGGGCGAGACCGCGGACACGCTGGCGGCGCTGCGGCACGCCAAGGCCGAGGGGCAGAAGATCGCGGTTGTGGTCAACGTCCCGACCAGTTCGATGGCGCGCGAGGCGGACCTGCTGCTGCCAACGCATGCCGGTCCCGAGATCGGCGTAGCCTCGACCAAGGCATTCACCTGCCAGCTCGCCGTGCTCGCCGCACTCGCCGCAAACCTCGCGCGCGCGAAGGGCTTGCTGACGCGTGATGAGGAGCGCGAGATCGTCCGCCACCTCGCCGAAGCCCCCGCCGCGCTCAACGGCGCGCTTGCGTATGACGAGGCGATCGAGGCGATGGCGCACAACATCGCCGGCGCGCGCGACGTGCTGTATTTGGGTCGCGGGACGGATTACCCGCTCGCGCTCGAAGGCGCGCTGAAGCTGAAGGAAATCAGCTACATCCACGCAGAGGGCTATGCCGCCGGCGAGATGAAGCACGGCCCGATCGCGCTGATCGACGAGCATGTCCCCGTCATCGTCATTGCGCCGTCGGGCCCGCTGTTCGACAAGACCGTGAGCAACATGCAGGAAGTCATGGCACGCGGCGGCAAGGTCGTGCTGATCTCGGATTACGACGGCATCCAGGCGGCGGGCGAGGGCTGCATGGCGACGATCACCATGCCGAAGGTGCATCCGCTGATCGCGCCGTTGGTGTATGCGGTGCCGGTGCAGTTGCTGGCGTATCATGTGGCGGTGCTGAAGGGCACGGATGTCGACCAGCCGCGTAACCTCGCGAAGAGCGTGACGGTCGAATAA
- a CDS encoding ATP-binding protein: MLSGFGLRTFWAIIVVVVAAIAVFAITRDVQGAIVALVGGIAAALVAAGTGDEAPAPDDATGVSPSVLDDVLDAIVAPVMLVEDGRVVVANRAARTLLGTHILGEDARVAIRHPAAAERLGTPGPIDGERPIELVGLGTRDQRWEMLLSETSEGQRIVHLVDQTGNYAAERMRIDFVANASHELRTPLASILGFIETLREEAGEDAEVRARFLKVMDDEARRMQRLVEDLISLSRIEAEKFRLPDQAVDFAQLVEDTREELADAAGDRGHDLVATIDPNLSSVSGDRVQLSQMLHNLIGNAMKYGRAGTPVTIELKRDDAGMIRLSIRDEGDGIAAVHIPRLTERFYRADAGRSRSLGGTGLGLAIVKHIVERHRGRLDIASQVGVGTVVSVILPPNGATAKGGVIKG; the protein is encoded by the coding sequence ATGCTTTCCGGATTTGGCCTGCGTACGTTTTGGGCGATCATCGTCGTCGTCGTCGCTGCGATCGCGGTGTTCGCGATCACGCGCGACGTGCAGGGCGCGATCGTCGCGCTGGTCGGCGGGATCGCCGCGGCGCTGGTCGCGGCGGGTACCGGGGACGAGGCGCCGGCCCCCGACGACGCGACCGGCGTGTCGCCGTCGGTGCTCGACGACGTCCTCGATGCGATCGTCGCGCCGGTGATGCTGGTGGAGGACGGCCGCGTGGTGGTCGCCAATCGTGCCGCCCGGACGTTGCTCGGCACGCATATCCTCGGCGAGGACGCGCGCGTCGCGATCCGCCATCCCGCCGCCGCCGAGCGGCTGGGGACGCCGGGACCGATCGATGGCGAGCGGCCGATCGAACTGGTCGGGCTCGGCACCCGCGACCAGCGTTGGGAGATGCTGCTGAGCGAGACTTCGGAGGGTCAGCGGATCGTCCACCTCGTCGACCAGACCGGCAACTACGCCGCCGAGCGGATGCGGATCGATTTCGTCGCCAATGCCAGCCACGAACTGCGCACGCCGCTGGCGTCGATCCTGGGCTTCATCGAGACGTTGCGCGAAGAGGCTGGCGAGGATGCCGAGGTCCGCGCGCGCTTCCTGAAGGTGATGGACGACGAGGCGCGGCGGATGCAGCGGCTGGTCGAGGATCTGATCTCGTTGTCGCGGATCGAGGCGGAGAAGTTTCGACTGCCCGACCAGGCGGTCGATTTCGCGCAGCTGGTCGAGGACACGCGCGAGGAACTGGCCGATGCCGCGGGCGATCGTGGGCATGATCTCGTCGCGACGATCGATCCGAACCTGTCCTCGGTGTCGGGTGACCGGGTGCAGCTGTCTCAGATGCTCCACAACCTCATCGGCAACGCGATGAAATACGGGCGCGCAGGGACGCCGGTGACGATCGAATTGAAGCGTGACGATGCCGGGATGATCCGCCTGTCGATCCGCGACGAGGGCGACGGGATCGCGGCGGTCCACATCCCGCGGCTGACCGAGCGCTTCTATCGTGCGGACGCCGGACGCAGCCGGTCGCTGGGCGGTACGGGTCTTGGGCTCGCGATCGTCAAGCACATCGTCGAGCGGCATCGCGGGCGGCTCGATATCGCGAGCCAGGTCGGCGTCGGGACCGTCGTTTCGGTCATCCTGCCCCCGAACGGTGCGACGGCCAAAGGCGGTGTCATAAAAGGGTAA
- the gcvPB gene encoding aminomethyl-transferring glycine dehydrogenase subunit GcvPB, with protein MSINQSGWRPTSPEANAGNVPASVTGNKALMLEEALIFEIGDNHTTGVDFASPSPLRGEGRGEGQPSNAAPGTAPHPTLSPEGRGLSRLAGLARNNPIGLPGLSEPETVRHYTRLSRQNYGIDLGFFPLGSCTMKHNPRLNEKMARLPGFSDVHPLQPVDTVQGALEVIHQLAHWLVTLTGMTSVAMSPKAGAHGELCGILAIRAALEAKGEGARKIILVPESAHGTNPATAAFAGYSVEDIPATAEGRVDTAALKARLGPDVAGVMITNPNTCGLFERDMREISDAVHAAGGFVYCDGANFNAIVGRVRPGDLGIDAMHINLHKTFSTPHGGGGPGSGPVVFSEALTPYAPLPFVEKQGDQFVLVEEENADEHHAGSFGRMVAFHGQMGMFTRALTYILSHGADGLRQVSEDAVLNANYILRSLDDTLDAPFGPSGPCMHEALFSDSGLAAGFSTIDIAKGLIDEGFHPMTMYFPLVVHGAMLVEPTETESKAALDQFIAALRSVAERAKAGDPSLKTAPHFAPRARLDETLAARKPVLVWKEPSPLAQAAE; from the coding sequence ATGAGCATCAACCAGAGCGGCTGGCGCCCGACCTCGCCCGAGGCGAACGCGGGTAACGTCCCAGCATCGGTAACCGGCAACAAGGCGCTGATGCTGGAAGAGGCGCTGATCTTCGAGATCGGCGACAACCACACCACCGGCGTCGATTTTGCGTCTCCCTCTCCCCTCCGGGGAGAGGGTCGGGGTGAGGGGCAGCCCAGCAATGCTGCGCCCGGAACAGCCCCTCACCCAACCCTCTCCCCGGAGGGGAGAGGGTTAAGCCGCTTGGCCGGTCTCGCCCGCAACAACCCAATCGGCCTCCCAGGTCTCTCCGAACCAGAAACAGTCCGCCACTACACCCGCCTCTCGCGCCAGAACTACGGCATCGACCTCGGCTTCTTCCCGCTCGGCTCGTGCACCATGAAGCACAACCCGCGCCTCAACGAGAAGATGGCGCGGCTGCCCGGTTTCTCCGACGTCCACCCGCTCCAGCCGGTCGACACCGTCCAGGGCGCATTGGAAGTCATCCACCAACTCGCGCATTGGCTCGTCACGCTCACCGGCATGACCTCGGTCGCGATGAGCCCCAAGGCGGGCGCGCACGGCGAACTCTGCGGCATCCTCGCGATCCGCGCGGCACTCGAAGCCAAGGGCGAGGGCGCGCGGAAGATCATCCTCGTCCCTGAGAGCGCCCACGGCACCAACCCCGCCACCGCCGCGTTCGCGGGTTATAGCGTCGAGGACATCCCCGCCACCGCCGAAGGCCGCGTCGACACCGCCGCGCTGAAGGCCCGGCTCGGCCCCGACGTCGCCGGCGTGATGATCACCAACCCCAACACCTGCGGCCTGTTCGAGCGCGACATGCGCGAGATCTCCGACGCGGTGCACGCGGCGGGCGGCTTCGTCTATTGCGACGGCGCGAACTTCAACGCGATCGTCGGCCGCGTCCGGCCGGGCGATCTCGGCATCGACGCGATGCACATCAACCTCCACAAGACCTTCTCGACGCCCCACGGCGGCGGTGGTCCGGGCTCGGGCCCGGTGGTGTTCTCGGAGGCTTTGACTCCCTACGCACCGCTCCCGTTCGTCGAGAAGCAGGGCGACCAATTCGTCCTCGTCGAAGAGGAAAATGCCGACGAACACCACGCAGGCAGCTTCGGGCGTATGGTCGCGTTCCACGGCCAGATGGGGATGTTCACGCGCGCGCTGACCTACATCCTGAGCCATGGCGCCGACGGCCTGCGCCAGGTGTCCGAGGACGCGGTGCTCAACGCGAACTACATCCTGCGCAGCCTCGACGACACGCTCGACGCACCGTTCGGGCCATCGGGTCCGTGCATGCACGAGGCGTTGTTCTCGGATTCGGGCCTCGCCGCCGGCTTCTCGACGATCGACATCGCCAAGGGCCTGATCGACGAGGGTTTCCACCCGATGACGATGTATTTCCCGCTCGTCGTCCACGGCGCGATGCTGGTCGAACCGACCGAGACCGAATCGAAGGCAGCGCTCGACCAGTTCATCGCCGCGCTCCGCTCGGTCGCCGAACGCGCGAAAGCCGGTGACCCCAGCCTCAAGACCGCCCCCCACTTCGCCCCCCGCGCGCGCCTCGACGAGACGCTCGCGGCGCGGAAGCCGGTGCTGGTCTGGAAGGAGCCGTCTCCGCTGGCGCAGGCGGCGGAGTAA
- the gcvPA gene encoding aminomethyl-transferring glycine dehydrogenase subunit GcvPA, which translates to MRYLPLTQPDREAMLAVIGAATIDDLFVDVPEAARLDGPVRDLPMHASEMAVERHMSALAKKNLTAGEAPFFLGCGAYKHHVPASVDHLIQRGEFLTAYTPYQPEIAQGTLQMLFEFQTQVARLLGTDVANASMYDGSTACWEAIVMARRITKRGKAILSSGLHPHYVSVSKTMAKFTGDVLDTAAPELAADMDLDQLIAKIDDDTSCVVVQYPDILGRIADLRPLADACHAKKALLIAVVTEPVALGAITSPGEMDADIVVGEGQSLGVGLQFGGPYVGLFGCKDKYVRQMPGRLCGETVDADGRRGFVLTLSTREQHIRREKATSNICTNSGLCALAFSIHMTLLGEAGLRQLAEINHAGAVSAAERLSQIPGVELVNDSFFNEFTLKLPTEARPVVRTLADRGILAGVSLGRLYPGEDALANGLVVAVTETTTAEDVETLASALQEILA; encoded by the coding sequence ATGCGCTACCTTCCCCTGACCCAGCCCGACCGCGAGGCGATGCTCGCCGTCATCGGCGCCGCGACGATCGACGACCTCTTCGTCGACGTCCCCGAAGCCGCCCGTCTCGACGGCCCGGTCCGCGACCTGCCGATGCACGCCTCCGAAATGGCGGTCGAACGCCACATGTCGGCGCTCGCGAAAAAGAACCTTACCGCCGGCGAAGCGCCGTTCTTCCTCGGCTGCGGCGCGTACAAGCATCACGTTCCTGCCAGCGTCGATCACCTGATCCAGCGCGGCGAGTTCCTCACCGCCTACACGCCGTACCAGCCGGAAATCGCGCAGGGCACGCTGCAGATGCTGTTCGAGTTCCAGACGCAGGTCGCGCGGCTGCTCGGCACCGACGTCGCCAATGCCTCGATGTACGACGGCTCGACCGCGTGCTGGGAAGCGATCGTGATGGCGCGGCGCATCACCAAGCGTGGCAAGGCGATCCTGTCCTCGGGCCTCCACCCGCATTACGTCTCGGTCTCGAAGACGATGGCCAAGTTCACCGGCGACGTGCTCGACACCGCCGCGCCCGAGCTGGCGGCGGACATGGACCTCGACCAGTTGATCGCCAAGATCGACGACGATACGTCGTGCGTCGTCGTCCAGTACCCCGACATCCTCGGCCGCATCGCCGACCTGCGCCCGCTCGCGGACGCGTGCCACGCGAAGAAGGCGCTGCTGATCGCGGTCGTCACCGAGCCGGTTGCCTTGGGCGCGATCACCTCGCCCGGCGAGATGGACGCGGACATCGTCGTCGGCGAAGGCCAGTCGCTCGGCGTCGGCCTCCAGTTCGGCGGACCTTATGTCGGGCTCTTTGGTTGCAAGGACAAATACGTCCGCCAGATGCCCGGTCGCCTGTGTGGCGAGACCGTCGACGCGGACGGCCGCCGCGGCTTCGTGCTGACGCTGTCGACCCGCGAGCAGCACATCCGCCGCGAAAAGGCGACGTCGAACATCTGCACCAACTCCGGCCTCTGCGCGCTGGCCTTCTCGATCCACATGACGCTGCTCGGCGAAGCCGGCCTGCGCCAGTTGGCGGAGATCAACCACGCGGGGGCGGTTTCTGCTGCCGAACGCCTGTCGCAGATCCCCGGCGTCGAGCTCGTCAACGACAGCTTCTTTAACGAGTTCACGCTGAAGCTCCCGACCGAGGCCCGCCCCGTCGTCCGCACGCTCGCCGACCGCGGTATCCTAGCCGGCGTGTCGCTCGGGCGGCTTTACCCCGGCGAAGACGCGCTCGCGAACGGCCTCGTCGTCGCCGTGACGGAAACGACTACCGCGGAGGACGTCGAAACGCTTGCGTCCGCACTCCAGGAGATACTGGCATGA
- the gcvH gene encoding glycine cleavage system protein GcvH, with translation MSRFFTKDHEWVDVDGDIGTVGISEYAQSQLGDVVFVDVPEAGKTLSKGDEAAVVESVKAASDVYSPVSGTVTEGNAALTDDSSLVNSDAEAAGWFFKLTLSDPSELDSLMDEAAYATFVEGL, from the coding sequence ATGAGCCGTTTCTTCACGAAAGATCACGAATGGGTCGATGTCGACGGTGATATCGGCACGGTCGGTATTTCGGAATACGCGCAGAGCCAGCTTGGCGACGTCGTGTTCGTCGACGTACCCGAAGCCGGGAAGACGCTGAGCAAGGGCGACGAAGCAGCGGTCGTCGAGTCGGTCAAGGCCGCGTCGGACGTCTATTCGCCGGTCTCGGGCACCGTCACCGAGGGCAATGCGGCTTTGACCGACGACTCGAGCCTGGTGAACTCGGACGCCGAAGCGGCCGGCTGGTTCTTCAAACTCACGCTCAGCGACCCGAGCGAACTCGACAGCCTGATGGACGAAGCCGCCTACGCGACATTCGTCGAAGGGCTCTGA
- the gcvT gene encoding glycine cleavage system aminomethyltransferase GcvT encodes MSDPTLRDYASIIDQADDYVEPEILPLPLDAWHRAQGARMIEFAGYEMPIQYEGIMAEHAWTRDSAGLFDVSHMGQLVFSGEGVAHALETVLPGDIAGLGEGKMRYSLLLAQDGGILDDLMATRLPDDQPSPFSAQDVEPEAYDPLHPSPTASGSFYVVVNGATKYDDVSYLIEHLPDDVTINILEDQALLAVQGPKAVEAVARIVPGIDGLVFMTAGAFHWNDVPLWISRSGYTGEDGVEISLPAEHAVAFADALLALPEIKPIGLGARDSLRLEAGLPLYGHDLDPEITPVMADLGFALSKRRREAADFPGAERILTEREHGPATKRVGLIVEGRQPAREGAEVIDDTGATIGRLTSGGFAPTLGKPIAMAYVPLALAAPGTRIEIAQRGKVHTATVTAMPFIPHRYVRAGAK; translated from the coding sequence ATGAGCGATCCCACTTTGCGCGATTACGCCAGCATCATCGATCAGGCCGACGATTACGTCGAGCCCGAGATCCTGCCACTGCCGCTCGACGCGTGGCACCGGGCGCAGGGCGCGCGGATGATCGAGTTCGCCGGTTACGAGATGCCGATCCAGTATGAAGGCATCATGGCCGAACACGCCTGGACGCGCGACTCGGCGGGCTTGTTCGACGTCAGCCACATGGGCCAGCTCGTCTTCTCCGGCGAAGGCGTCGCGCACGCGCTCGAAACCGTCCTGCCGGGCGACATCGCAGGGCTCGGCGAGGGCAAGATGCGCTATTCGCTGCTACTCGCGCAGGATGGCGGCATCCTCGACGATTTGATGGCCACGCGCCTCCCCGACGATCAGCCGTCGCCCTTCTCGGCGCAGGACGTCGAGCCTGAAGCGTACGACCCGCTTCACCCGTCGCCGACCGCCAGCGGCAGCTTCTACGTCGTCGTCAACGGCGCGACCAAGTACGACGACGTCAGCTACCTGATCGAGCACCTGCCCGACGACGTCACGATCAACATCCTCGAAGACCAGGCATTGCTCGCGGTGCAGGGGCCCAAGGCGGTCGAAGCGGTTGCGCGGATCGTCCCCGGTATCGACGGCCTCGTGTTCATGACCGCCGGCGCGTTCCACTGGAACGACGTGCCGCTGTGGATCAGCCGCTCAGGCTATACCGGCGAGGACGGCGTCGAGATCTCGCTCCCCGCCGAACATGCCGTCGCGTTCGCCGACGCGCTGCTGGCGCTTCCCGAGATCAAGCCGATCGGCCTCGGCGCGCGCGATTCGCTGCGTCTCGAAGCCGGCCTTCCGCTCTACGGCCACGACCTCGATCCCGAGATCACGCCGGTCATGGCCGATCTCGGCTTCGCGCTCTCGAAGCGCCGCCGCGAAGCCGCCGACTTCCCCGGTGCCGAGCGGATCCTCACCGAGCGCGAGCACGGTCCCGCCACCAAGCGCGTCGGCCTGATCGTCGAGGGCCGCCAGCCCGCCCGCGAAGGTGCCGAAGTGATCGACGACACCGGCGCGACGATCGGCCGCCTCACCAGCGGCGGCTTCGCACCCACCCTCGGGAAGCCGATCGCGATGGCCTATGTGCCGCTCGCGCTCGCCGCACCCGGCACCCGCATCGAAATCGCGCAACGCGGTAAGGTCCACACCGCCACCGTCACCGCGATGCCCTTCATTCCCCACCGCTACGTCCGCGCAGGAGCCAAGTGA